The Arachis hypogaea cultivar Tifrunner chromosome 16, arahy.Tifrunner.gnm2.J5K5, whole genome shotgun sequence genome contains a region encoding:
- the LOC112757512 gene encoding uncharacterized protein, with translation MLLVVCLVDYKHIDKVLDRHSNETIANNHLKLKTFIDAIRWLAFQACAFRGDNESSESLNRENFIELIKLLVLCNQNVNNVVLKNAPENAQYIFFGVQKDILHIFARKVGTTIRKEIGDSKFCIIIDEVRDESKREQINFISFSRHKFDVQNLRGQGYDRASNMRGEWNGLQALFLKDCPFAYYIHCLAHRLQLALVSATKELKVAQANNVTNLIANDQIVTGSGLNQIGTLQRVGDTRCGSHLNSVYSLLCMFDATCEVLEKSTEESNFSTRGDASAAYDAITSFEFIFVLHLMRNILEVSHDLCQALQRKNQDILNALILVSTTKTLIQRMRESSWETFINEVILFCEKHDVEVLDMNALHIPRRGRTRKIIDQILVDEHHYRINLFLAVIDTQLQEFNRRFNDNMVELLTLNSTLDPRDHYKLFNVNKVCELVERLYPGDFSDQEKFHIRMQTQHYEFDVPNHVELTNLCTISELCQGLTKTGKSLTYPLIDRLIRLKIAERFDTDSIIDKFYAMKNRRVPLH, from the exons CATGTGCATTTAGAGGCGACAATGAAAGTTCTGAATCTTTGAATAGGGaaaattttattgagttaattaagCTTTTAGTTTTATGTAATCAGAATGTTAATAATGTTGTCCTTAAAAATGCTCCTGAAAATGCTCAATATATATTTTTCGGTGTTCAAAAAGATATATTGCATATCTTTGCTAGAAAAGTGGGTACAACAATTCGAAAAGAAATTGGTGattctaaattttgtataattattgatGAAGTAAGAGATGAGTCAAAACGAGAACAAAT AAATTTCATCAGTTTTTCTCGTCATAAATTTGATGTTCAAAATCTTAGGGGACAAGGGTATGATAGAGCTAGTAATATGCGTGGTGAatggaatggattgcaagctctaTTTTTGAAAGATTGCCCTTTTGCTTATTACATTCATTGTCTTGCTCATCGATTACAATTAGCACTTGTTTCTGCAACTAAAGAA TTAAAGGTTGCTCAAGCAAATAATGTTACAAACTTAATTGCCAATGATCAAATTGTAACAGGTAGTGGACTTAATCAAATTGGTACTTTGCAAAGAGTTGGAGATACTAGATGTGGCTCTCATTTGAATTCTGTATATAGCTTGCTATGCATGTTTGATGCTACTTGTGAAGTTCTTGAAAAAAGCACTGAAGAAAGTAATTTCTCCACTCGTGGTGATGCTAGTGCTGCTTATGATGCTATCACATCCTTTGAATTTATCTTTGTTTTGCATTTGATGAGAAATATTTTGGAAGTTAGTCATGATCTTTGTCAAGCTTTGCAACGAAAAAATCAAGACATATTGAATGCTTTAATTCTGGTTTCTACTACCAAAACTTTAATCCAACGAATGAGAGAATCAAGTTGGGAGACTTTCATAAACGAAGTTATATTATTTTGTGAGAAACATGACGTTGAAGTTCTTGATATGAATGCATTACATATTCCTAGAAGAGGCCGAACTCGCAAAATTATTGACCAAATTTTAGTGGATGAGCATCATTACCGTATTAATTTATTTCTAGCTGTAATTGATACACAGTTGCAAGAGTTTAATAGAAGATTCAATGATAATATGGTGGAATTGCTTACTTTAAATTCAACTTTAGATCCCAGAGATCATTATAAGCTCTTCAATGTCAACAAAGTATGTGAATTAGTAGAACGGCTTTATCCAGGTGACTTCAGTGACCAAGAGAAATTTCACATTAGAATGCAAACTCAACATTATGAATTTGATGTTCCTAATCATGTTGAGTTAACTAACTTGTGCACAATTTCGGAGTTATGTCAAGGATTAACGAAGACAGGAAAGTCTTTAACATATCCTTTGATTGATCGTTTGATTCGCTTG AAGATTGCTGAAAGATTTGACACCGATTCTATTATCGATAAATTTTATGCTATGAAGAATCGACGTGTACCACTTCATTAG